One Malus domestica chromosome 11, GDT2T_hap1 genomic region harbors:
- the LOC103449101 gene encoding NPL4-like protein 1: protein MAKMMLRVRSRDGLERVTVENPQGTTVSELKSLIQTQLRIPFQNQTISTNQNLLLAKTQEEIARFTDMANPNTALTALNLAHGSIVYLAYDGERTVAGPAFHPAGSFGRKMTMDDLIAKQMKVTRQENPHCELVSFDRDCANAFQHYVSETLAFAVKRGGFMYGTVSEEGKVEVDFIYEPPQLGTEENLVFYRDPEEEKAVEAIAMGLGMRRVGFIFTQSVSQDTKDYTLSNREVLQAAEFHSKGGLKEWVTAMVKLEVNEDGGADVHFEAFQMSDICIRLFKEGWFETEIGEGDDPKLSKMKKDVVLGVKDTKEVDNDFFLVVVKIFDHQGPLSSSFPIENRNTLVTLKALKTHLDRAKNLPLVKRISDFHLLLLLARFLDVANDVPALAVCVHTQSPIPEGYQLLIETMANTS from the exons ATGGCAAAGATGATGCTCCGAGTTCGCAGCAGAGACGGCCTCGAACGAGTGACCGTGGAGAACCCACAAGGCACCACCGTCTCCGAACTCAAATCCCTGATTCAAACCCAGCTCCGAATCCCTTTCCAGAACCAGACCATCTCCACCAACCAGAACCTCCTCTTGGCGAAAACCCAGGAAGAAATCGCCCGATTCACCGACATGGCCAATCCCAATACGGCTCTGACGGCGCTGAATCTCGCACATGGGTCGATTGTGTACTTGGCTTACGACGGCGAGCGCACCGTCGCCGGGCCGGCTTTTCACCCCGCGGGCTCTTTCGGGAGGAAGATGACTATGGATGATTTGATCGCCAAGCAGATGAAGGTCACGCGCCAGGAGAACCCGCACTGTGAACTGGTGTCGTTCGATCGGGATTGCGCTAATGCGTTCCAGCATTATGTGAGTGAGACGCTGGCTTTTGCGGTGAAGCGGGGAGGGTTTATGTACGGTACGGTGTCGGAGGAGGGGAAGGTGGAGGTGGATTTCATCTACGAGCCTCCGCAGCTGGGGACGGAGGAGAATTTGGTGTTTTACAGAGACCCGGAGGAGGAGAAGGCGGTGGAGGCTATTGCTATGGGGTTGGGGATGAGACGGGTCGGGTTTATATTCACCCAGTCAGTGAGCCAGGACACAAAGGACTATACTTTGTCGAATAGGGAGGTGCTTCAGGCGGCTGAGTTCCACTCCAAGGGCGGCTTGAAGGAGTGGGTGACCGCCATGGTTAAGTTGGAGGTGAATGAGGATGGTGGTGCTGATGTGCATTTTGAAGCTTTTCAGATGAGTGATATATGTATTAGATTGTTTAAGGAAGGGTGGTTTGAGACTGAGATTGGAGAGGGTGATGATCCCAAGTtgtccaagatgaagaaggatgttGTCCTTGGAGTGAAGGATACTAAGGAGGTGGACAATGATTTTTTCTTGGTGGTAGTAAAGATCTTCGATCACCAG GGACCACTTTCATCATCCTTTCCTATTGAGAATCGTAACACCCTAGTGACATTGAAGGCTCTGAAAACTCATCTGGACCGTGCTAAGAATCTTCCACTTGTGAAGCGAATTTCGGATTTCCATTTGCTGCTCTTACTGGCCAGGTTTCTAGACGTTGCTAACGATGTTCCTGCCTTAGCAGTGTGTGTCCATACACAATCACCCATACCAGAAGGCTACCAGTTATTGATCGAGACTATGGCCAATACTTCTTAG
- the LOC103449241 gene encoding uncharacterized protein, translating into MIHNSWFHVEANVKDDIFDATTMQKKKKNVMDVSSFMLFEATGDSEADAVSSDDDHPMLSMADEDDAQSCSYDSFDRNPIADDVLNDLDDHGRDDDDRGNDEEEDEEEECSSVYDHHQRWRSGENVGMPLMGGHQLKSTVSVDSTKEFELLNEVEKSRLFWETCLAS; encoded by the coding sequence ATGATTCATAATTCATGGTTTCATGTGGAGGCGAACGTGAAGGACGACATTTTCGACGCAACGACgatgcagaagaagaagaagaacgttATGGATGTGTCTTCTTTCATGTTGTTTGAAGCAACTGGTGATTCTGAGGCTGATGCAGTATCATCAGATGATGATCATCCCATGTTGTCTATGGCTGATGAGGATGATGCTCAATCGTGCAGTTACGATTCGTTTGATCGGAACCCTATTGCTGATGATGTGCTCAATgatcttgatgatcatggtcgCGATGACGATGATCGTGGCAAcgatgaggaggaggacgaagaagaagaatgttCATCAGTTTATGATCATCATCAAAGATGGAGGAGTGGGGAAAATGTTGGTATGCCATTGATGGGGGGACACCAGCTGAAATCAACTGTGTCCGTTGATTCAACCAAAGAGTTTGAGTTGTTGAATGAGGTGGAGAAGAGCAGGCTATTTTGGGAAACTTGCTTGGCCTCATGA
- the LOC103449102 gene encoding rho GTPase-activating protein 2, whose product MTGLVMLTRGGGCGGGGGGNGKGAKGANKSSEEEQNQISLAALLLAAVRKSMVACRVERGEEVISAVHNMEIGWPTNVQHVTHVTFDRFNGFLGLPVEFEVEVPGRVPSASASVFGVSAESMQLSFDSKGNSVPTILLLMQERLYSQEGLKAEGIFRINPENSHEELVRSQLNRGIVPDDIDVHCLAGLIKAWFRELPSGILDGLSPEEVLQCNTEEESVELVKQLKPTETALLNWAVNLMADVVEEEELNKMNARNIAMVFAPNMTQMSDPLTALMHAVQVMNLLKTLIMKTLREREENDETGGYSPMSSCSSDHQTDEDSDDSQQEMDTRSELEGPTSDYDENAHSIHSSEDEDEVRSVSEIEERFLRHLGENKTAGNSLVVADQPTGELCGEYLSPQSCLSFNMDSGTSFCDSKNGNSALSTTSDGEASSGKCMAAEETNVQMESPSSASSSNRIKIETVDR is encoded by the exons ATGACAGGGCTTGTGATGCTGACGAGGGGCGGCGGCTGCGGAGGCGGAGGTGGCGGAAATGGGAAAGGAGCAAAAGGAGCTAACAAGAGTTCAGAAGAAGAGCAGAACCAGATCTCTCTGGCTGCTCTTCTGTTAGCGGCTGTGAGGAAGTCCATGGTGGCCTGCCGTGTCGAAAGAGGCGAAGAAGTCATCTCCGCCGTCCACAACATGGAGATCGGGTGGCCCACGAACGTCCAGCACGTTACCCATGTCACATTCGATCGGTTCAATGGGTTTCTGGGCCTTCCGGTGGAGTTCGAGGTTGAGGTTCCAGGCAGAGTTCCCAGTGCTAG TGCAAGCGTGTTCGGGGTCTCAGCGGAGTCAATGCAGTTGTCTTTTGATTCAAAAGGGAATAGTGTCCCTACTATTCTCTTGCTGATGCAGGAGAGATTATACTCACAAGAAGGATTGAAG GCAGAAGGAATATTTCGTATAAACCCCGAGAACAGCCATGAAGAGCTTGTGAGAAGCCAATTGAACAGGGGAATTGTGCCTGATGACATTGATGTCCATTGTTTGGCAGGCCTAATCAAAGCCTGGTTTCGAGAACTTCCTTCGGGAATACTAGATGGACTGTCTCCTGAAGAAGTTCTTCAATGCAACACGGAAGAGGAATCCGTTGAGCTTGTGAAGCAATTAAAGCCAACCGAGACCGCATTGCTCAACTGGGCAGTCAATCTGATGGCTGATgttgttgaggaagaagaactCAACAAAATGAATGCGCGAAACATCGCTATGGTTTTCGCTCCAAACATGACTCAG ATGTCTGATCCTCTGACGGCTTTAATGCACGCTGTTCAAGTAATGAATTTGCTAAAGACACTGATTATGAAGACGCTAAGAGAGCGTGAAGAAAACGATGAAACTGGAGGATATTCACCAATGTCATCTTGTTCATCTGATCATCAAACCGACGAAGACTCTGATGATAGTCAGCAGGAAATGGATACTAGATCTGAATTGGAGGGTCCAACATCAGACTATGATGAAAACGCGCACTCCATCCACAGCagcgaagatgaagatgaagtcCGATCAGTAAGTGAGATAGAAGAGCGTTTTTTAAGGCACTTAGGGGAGAACAAAACTGCCGGAAACAGCTTGGTGGTGGCAGATCAACCAACAGGCGAGTTGTGCGGGGAATATCTGAGCCCTCAAAGTTGCTTGAGCTTCAACATGGACTCTGGCACATCGTTTTGTGACAGCAAAAATGGGAACTCCGCCCTCAGTACTACGAGTGATGGGGAAGCCTCATCAGGGAAATGTATGGCAGCTGAGGAAACTAATGTTCAAATGGAGAGCCCTTCGTCAGCTTCGAGTTCAAACAGGATTAAAATAGAGACAGTGGACAGATGA